The following proteins are encoded in a genomic region of Opitutaceae bacterium:
- a CDS encoding type IV secretion system DNA-binding domain-containing protein, giving the protein MKPLPPPDFLLREWLRSPHSTTAILLTISFGFSAFAAHRVFQNLRKNEPGISAKWVLPLALAAGLPGAIGASRLSLPWAYGVGIAIVALCGAMFYYADHRRWIKDPAGKAVADRWEIVLQFAGFRWTRDKANRHFFFTGDTGSGKTSGMNGLMKALFERNPRMGGMVMANKGDEWFYLEWLAKKYGREHDIIHLRPRLPGEADAPKHRLNVTGDARFPFTTRARILVDTAAALNPRDEKGFFKVKGASHIARAFELLSEIGRPVTATNAYDLLTSEEALQAALDKLAEGDPNLRKLKLAEILEQTYMKHEAKEQRAGEIGTSQNYLEYLGTPEIAEIFSSNEPDTCSIADVDKGKIFCVDVPQDFTTERQYVFTVAKLLMYRHALRRYALPPHQKYSLNQLIYVGDEFQNAITASHDGTSDFNVIDRLRDCMLMLVVSAQAFESLIPPQTKEQAEVFALNLKNLFMYRAASELDALRCANALGKHWVERASRTVHQDHTSHTYQRVEEYLIKPHEFRNLPDHTAIVRHCTNGFRKVSLRPA; this is encoded by the coding sequence ATGAAACCGCTCCCGCCACCAGATTTCCTTTTGCGCGAATGGCTGCGTAGTCCTCATTCCACTACAGCCATTCTGCTTACAATCTCGTTCGGATTCTCGGCCTTTGCCGCGCATCGTGTGTTCCAGAATCTGCGCAAGAATGAGCCTGGAATCAGCGCCAAATGGGTGCTTCCTCTGGCCCTCGCGGCGGGCCTTCCTGGCGCAATCGGAGCCTCAAGGCTTTCTCTGCCGTGGGCCTACGGTGTCGGCATTGCCATCGTCGCGCTGTGTGGCGCCATGTTCTACTACGCTGACCATCGACGATGGATCAAAGACCCGGCGGGCAAGGCCGTCGCCGACCGCTGGGAGATCGTGCTCCAGTTCGCCGGCTTCCGGTGGACAAGGGACAAGGCAAACCGGCACTTCTTTTTCACGGGTGACACCGGATCCGGAAAGACCTCAGGGATGAACGGACTCATGAAAGCCCTTTTCGAGCGGAACCCGCGCATGGGTGGGATGGTGATGGCGAACAAGGGCGATGAGTGGTTCTACCTCGAATGGCTCGCGAAGAAGTACGGTCGCGAGCACGATATCATTCACCTCCGTCCTCGCTTGCCAGGCGAAGCTGACGCCCCGAAACACCGCCTCAACGTAACGGGAGACGCTCGCTTTCCCTTCACGACGCGCGCGCGCATCTTGGTGGATACAGCGGCCGCCCTGAATCCGCGTGACGAGAAAGGCTTCTTTAAGGTCAAGGGTGCCTCCCACATCGCCCGCGCGTTTGAGCTCCTCTCGGAGATTGGGCGACCGGTTACGGCGACCAATGCCTATGATCTTCTCACTTCGGAGGAGGCCCTGCAGGCCGCGCTGGACAAGTTGGCCGAGGGAGATCCGAACCTGCGGAAGCTGAAATTAGCTGAGATCCTCGAGCAGACCTACATGAAGCACGAGGCCAAGGAGCAGCGTGCCGGTGAAATCGGAACCTCTCAGAACTACCTCGAGTATCTCGGCACCCCTGAAATCGCTGAAATCTTCAGCTCAAACGAGCCCGATACCTGCTCCATCGCTGACGTGGATAAAGGGAAGATTTTCTGCGTCGACGTGCCCCAGGACTTCACCACGGAGCGCCAGTACGTATTCACTGTAGCGAAGCTGCTCATGTATCGCCACGCGCTTAGACGCTACGCGCTGCCCCCGCATCAGAAGTATTCCCTCAACCAACTGATCTATGTCGGTGACGAATTTCAGAACGCGATCACGGCCAGCCATGACGGTACCAGTGACTTCAACGTCATCGACCGTCTGCGGGATTGCATGCTGATGCTCGTCGTTTCTGCCCAAGCTTTTGAATCCCTCATCCCCCCACAAACCAAAGAACAAGCGGAGGTTTTCGCTTTGAATCTCAAAAATCTATTCATGTATCGCGCCGCATCCGAGCTCGATGCCCTTCGGTGCGCCAACGCCTTAGGGAAACACTGGGTCGAACGCGCATCTCGCACTGTACATCAGGATCACACCTCCCATACTTACCAACGCGTGGAGGAGTACCTAATCAAACCCCATGAGTTTCGGAATTTGCCGGACCACACGGCCATCGTGCGCCATTGCACGAATGGGTTCCGGAAGGTCAGTTTGAGACCAGCCTAA